Proteins encoded by one window of Bubalus bubalis isolate 160015118507 breed Murrah chromosome 4, NDDB_SH_1, whole genome shotgun sequence:
- the CPT1B gene encoding carnitine O-palmitoyltransferase 1, muscle isoform isoform X2 encodes MAEAHQAVAFQFTVTPEGVDFQLSREVLKHIYLSGIRSWKKRLIRIKNGILRGVYPGSPTSWLVVVMATAGSSYYNVDISMGLVYYIQRWLPEGRPYRTPYTRTLFSMAIFSTGVWMMGIFFFRQTLKLLLSYHGWMFEMHGQTSHLTRVWAVCVRLLSGRQPMLYSFQTSLPKLPVPSVPATVHRYLESVEHLLDDEQYYRMETLAKEFEEKTAPRLQKYLVLKSWWATNYVSDWWEEYVYLRGRNPIVVNSNYYVMDLVLVKNTDVQAARLGNAVHAMITYRRKLDREEIKPVMALGLVPMCSYQMERMFNTTRIPGKDTDVLQHLPDSRHVAVYHKGRFFKVWLYEGSRLLKPRDLEMQFQRILDDPSPPQPGEERLAALTAGGRVEWAQARQAFFSSGKNKAALDAIERAAFFVALDEESHHYDPEDEASLSLYGKALLHGNCYNRWFDKSFTLISFKNGQLGLNTEHAWADAPIIGHLWEFVLGTDSFHLGYTETGHCLGKPNPVLPPPQRLQWDIPEQCQAVIESSYQVAKALADDVELYCFQFLPFGKGLIKKCRTSPDAFVQIALQLAHFRDRGKFCLTYEASMTRMFREGRTETVRSCTRESTAFVQAMVQGRHLNEDLQRLFRKAAEKHQNMYRLAMTGAGIDRHLFCLYVVSKYLGVESPFLAEVADDGYGVSYMIAGENTIFFHVSSKFSSSETNAQRFGNQIRQALLDIANLFQVPKADG; translated from the exons ATGGCGGAAGCGCACCAGGCTGTGGCCTTCCAGTTCACTGTGACCCCAGAGGGGGTCGACTTCCAGCTCAGTCGGGAGGTGCTGAAACACATCTACCTGTCCGGGATCAGGTCCTGGAAGAAACGCCTGATTCGCATCAAG AATGGCATCCTCAGGGGCGTGTACCCTGGCAGCCCCACCAGCTGGCTGGTCGTGGTTATGGCAACAGCGGGTTCCTCCTACTACAACGTGGACATTTCCATGGGACTGGTCTATTATATCCAGAGATGGCTTCCTGAGGG GCGTCCCTACCGGACCCCATACACCCGGACGCTTTTCAGCATGGCCATCTTCTCCACGGGGGTCTGGATGATGGGCATCTTCTTCTTTCGCCAAACCCTGAAACTGCTTCTTTCCTACCACGGTTGGATGTTTGAGATGCACGGCCAGACCAGCCACTTGACCAGAGTCTGGGCT GTCTGTGTCCGCCTTCTGTCTGGCCGACAGCCCATGCTCTACAGCTTCCAGACGTCTCTGCCCAAGCTGCCGGTGCCCAGCGTGCCAGCCACAGTTCATCGG TATCTAGAATCCGTGGAACACTTGTTGGATGATGAGCAATATTATCGAATGGAGACGCTGGCCAAGGAGTTCGAGGAGAAGACTGCCCCCAGGCTGCAGAAGTACCTGGTACTCAAGTCCTGGTGGGCAACCAACTAT GTGAGCGACTGGTGGGAGGAGTACGTCTACCTCCGGGGCAGGAACCCCATCGTGGTCAACAGCAACTACTACGTCATG GACCTGGTGCTCGTCAAGAACACGGACGTGCAGGCTGCCCGCCTGGGAAATGCTGTCCACGCCATGATCACGTATCGCCGTAAACTGGACCGTGAAGAGATCAAGCCT GTGATGGCGCTGGGCCTCGTGCCCATGTGCTCCTACCAGATGGAGAGGATGTTCAACACCACTCGCATCCCAGGGAAGGACACAG ACGTGCTCCAGCACCTCCCGGACAGCAGGCACGTGGCCGTCTACCACAAGGGCCGATTTTTCAAGGTGTGGCTCTACGAGGGCTCCCGCCTGCTCAAGCCTCGGGACCTGGAGATGCAGTTCCAGAGGATCCTGGacgacccctccccaccccagcccgggGAGGAGAGACTGGCAGCCCTCACTGCAGGGGGAAG AGTGGAGTGGGCGCAGGCACGCCAGGCCTTCTTCAGCTCTGGCAAGAACAAGGCTGCCCTGGATGCCATCGAGCGCGCTGCGTTCTTCGTGGCTCTGGACGAGGAGTCTCACCACTATGACCCGGAGGACGAGGCCAGCCTCAGCCTCTACGGCAAGGCCCTGTTGCACGGCAACTGCTACAACAG GTGGTTCGACAAGTCCTTCACACTCATCTCTTTCAAGAATGGCCAGCTGGGACTCAACACAGAGCACGCGTGGGCAGACGCCCCTATCATAGGGCACCTCTGGGAG TTTGTCCTGGGCACCGACTCCTTCCATCTGGGCTACACAGAGACGGGGCACTGTCTGGGCAAACCCAACCCTGTGCTGCCCCCGCCTCAGCGACTCCAGTGGGACATTCCTGAGCAG TGCCAGGCGGTCATCGAGAGTTCCTACCAGGTGGCCAAGGCGCTGGCGGACGATGTGGAACTGTACTGCTTCCAGTTCCTGCCCTTTGGCAAAGGCCTCATCAAGAAGTGCCGGACCAGCCCTGACGCCTTCGTGCAGATCGCCCTGCAGCTGGCGCACTTCCGG GACAGGGGCAAGTTCTGCCTGACCTATGAAGCCTCAATGACTAGAATGTTCCGAGAGGGCCGGACAGAGACAGTGCGCTCCTGCACCCGCGAGTCCACAGCCTTTGTCCAGGCCATGGTGCAGGggcgccacctg AACGAAGACCTCCAACGTCTGTTCCGGAAGGCTGCTGAGAAGCACCAGAATATGTACCGCCTGGCCATGACAGGGGCGGGGATTGACAGGCACCTCTTCTGCCTTTATGTGGTCTCCAAGTACCTGGGAGTTGAATCCCCTTTCCTGGCTGAG GTGGCAGATGACGGCTACGGCGTTTCCTACATGATTGCGGGTGAGAACACCATCTTCTTCCACGTCTCCAGCAAGTTCTCCAGCTCGGAGACG AATGCCCAGCGCTTTGGGAACCAGATCCGCCAAGCTCTGCTAGACATCGCCAATCTTTTCCAAGTTCCCAAGGCTGATGGCTAA
- the CPT1B gene encoding carnitine O-palmitoyltransferase 1, muscle isoform isoform X1: MAEAHQAVAFQFTVTPEGVDFQLSREVLKHIYLSGIRSWKKRLIRIKNGILRGVYPGSPTSWLVVVMATAGSSYYNVDISMGLVYYIQRWLPEGRPYRTPYTRTLFSMAIFSTGVWMMGIFFFRQTLKLLLSYHGWMFEMHGQTSHLTRVWAVCVRLLSGRQPMLYSFQTSLPKLPVPSVPATVHRYLESVEHLLDDEQYYRMETLAKEFEEKTAPRLQKYLVLKSWWATNYVSDWWEEYVYLRGRNPIVVNSNYYVMDLVLVKNTDVQAARLGNAVHAMITYRRKLDREEIKPVMALGLVPMCSYQMERMFNTTRIPGKDTDVLQHLPDSRHVAVYHKGRFFKVWLYEGSRLLKPRDLEMQFQRILDDPSPPQPGEERLAALTAGGRVEWAQARQAFFSSGKNKAALDAIERAAFFVALDEESHHYDPEDEASLSLYGKALLHGNCYNRWFDKSFTLISFKNGQLGLNTEHAWADAPIIGHLWEFVLGTDSFHLGYTETGHCLGKPNPVLPPPQRLQWDIPEQCQAVIESSYQVAKALADDVELYCFQFLPFGKGLIKKCRTSPDAFVQIALQLAHFRDRGKFCLTYEASMTRMFREGRTETVRSCTRESTAFVQAMVQGRHLNEDLQRLFRKAAEKHQNMYRLAMTGAGIDRHLFCLYVVSKYLGVESPFLAEVLSEPWRLSTSQIAQFQIRMFDPNKYPKHLGAGGGFGPVADDGYGVSYMIAGENTIFFHVSSKFSSSETNAQRFGNQIRQALLDIANLFQVPKADG; encoded by the exons ATGGCGGAAGCGCACCAGGCTGTGGCCTTCCAGTTCACTGTGACCCCAGAGGGGGTCGACTTCCAGCTCAGTCGGGAGGTGCTGAAACACATCTACCTGTCCGGGATCAGGTCCTGGAAGAAACGCCTGATTCGCATCAAG AATGGCATCCTCAGGGGCGTGTACCCTGGCAGCCCCACCAGCTGGCTGGTCGTGGTTATGGCAACAGCGGGTTCCTCCTACTACAACGTGGACATTTCCATGGGACTGGTCTATTATATCCAGAGATGGCTTCCTGAGGG GCGTCCCTACCGGACCCCATACACCCGGACGCTTTTCAGCATGGCCATCTTCTCCACGGGGGTCTGGATGATGGGCATCTTCTTCTTTCGCCAAACCCTGAAACTGCTTCTTTCCTACCACGGTTGGATGTTTGAGATGCACGGCCAGACCAGCCACTTGACCAGAGTCTGGGCT GTCTGTGTCCGCCTTCTGTCTGGCCGACAGCCCATGCTCTACAGCTTCCAGACGTCTCTGCCCAAGCTGCCGGTGCCCAGCGTGCCAGCCACAGTTCATCGG TATCTAGAATCCGTGGAACACTTGTTGGATGATGAGCAATATTATCGAATGGAGACGCTGGCCAAGGAGTTCGAGGAGAAGACTGCCCCCAGGCTGCAGAAGTACCTGGTACTCAAGTCCTGGTGGGCAACCAACTAT GTGAGCGACTGGTGGGAGGAGTACGTCTACCTCCGGGGCAGGAACCCCATCGTGGTCAACAGCAACTACTACGTCATG GACCTGGTGCTCGTCAAGAACACGGACGTGCAGGCTGCCCGCCTGGGAAATGCTGTCCACGCCATGATCACGTATCGCCGTAAACTGGACCGTGAAGAGATCAAGCCT GTGATGGCGCTGGGCCTCGTGCCCATGTGCTCCTACCAGATGGAGAGGATGTTCAACACCACTCGCATCCCAGGGAAGGACACAG ACGTGCTCCAGCACCTCCCGGACAGCAGGCACGTGGCCGTCTACCACAAGGGCCGATTTTTCAAGGTGTGGCTCTACGAGGGCTCCCGCCTGCTCAAGCCTCGGGACCTGGAGATGCAGTTCCAGAGGATCCTGGacgacccctccccaccccagcccgggGAGGAGAGACTGGCAGCCCTCACTGCAGGGGGAAG AGTGGAGTGGGCGCAGGCACGCCAGGCCTTCTTCAGCTCTGGCAAGAACAAGGCTGCCCTGGATGCCATCGAGCGCGCTGCGTTCTTCGTGGCTCTGGACGAGGAGTCTCACCACTATGACCCGGAGGACGAGGCCAGCCTCAGCCTCTACGGCAAGGCCCTGTTGCACGGCAACTGCTACAACAG GTGGTTCGACAAGTCCTTCACACTCATCTCTTTCAAGAATGGCCAGCTGGGACTCAACACAGAGCACGCGTGGGCAGACGCCCCTATCATAGGGCACCTCTGGGAG TTTGTCCTGGGCACCGACTCCTTCCATCTGGGCTACACAGAGACGGGGCACTGTCTGGGCAAACCCAACCCTGTGCTGCCCCCGCCTCAGCGACTCCAGTGGGACATTCCTGAGCAG TGCCAGGCGGTCATCGAGAGTTCCTACCAGGTGGCCAAGGCGCTGGCGGACGATGTGGAACTGTACTGCTTCCAGTTCCTGCCCTTTGGCAAAGGCCTCATCAAGAAGTGCCGGACCAGCCCTGACGCCTTCGTGCAGATCGCCCTGCAGCTGGCGCACTTCCGG GACAGGGGCAAGTTCTGCCTGACCTATGAAGCCTCAATGACTAGAATGTTCCGAGAGGGCCGGACAGAGACAGTGCGCTCCTGCACCCGCGAGTCCACAGCCTTTGTCCAGGCCATGGTGCAGGggcgccacctg AACGAAGACCTCCAACGTCTGTTCCGGAAGGCTGCTGAGAAGCACCAGAATATGTACCGCCTGGCCATGACAGGGGCGGGGATTGACAGGCACCTCTTCTGCCTTTATGTGGTCTCCAAGTACCTGGGAGTTGAATCCCCTTTCCTGGCTGAG GTGCTCTCAGAACCCTGGCGCCTCTCCACTAGCCAGATCGCTCAATTCCAGATCCGTATGTTCGACCCAAACAAGTACCCCAAACACCTGGGTGCTGGCGGTGGCTTTGGCCCT GTGGCAGATGACGGCTACGGCGTTTCCTACATGATTGCGGGTGAGAACACCATCTTCTTCCACGTCTCCAGCAAGTTCTCCAGCTCGGAGACG AATGCCCAGCGCTTTGGGAACCAGATCCGCCAAGCTCTGCTAGACATCGCCAATCTTTTCCAAGTTCCCAAGGCTGATGGCTAA
- the CPT1B gene encoding carnitine O-palmitoyltransferase 1, muscle isoform isoform X3: protein MAIFSTGVWMMGIFFFRQTLKLLLSYHGWMFEMHGQTSHLTRVWAVCVRLLSGRQPMLYSFQTSLPKLPVPSVPATVHRYLESVEHLLDDEQYYRMETLAKEFEEKTAPRLQKYLVLKSWWATNYVSDWWEEYVYLRGRNPIVVNSNYYVMDLVLVKNTDVQAARLGNAVHAMITYRRKLDREEIKPVMALGLVPMCSYQMERMFNTTRIPGKDTDVLQHLPDSRHVAVYHKGRFFKVWLYEGSRLLKPRDLEMQFQRILDDPSPPQPGEERLAALTAGGRVEWAQARQAFFSSGKNKAALDAIERAAFFVALDEESHHYDPEDEASLSLYGKALLHGNCYNRWFDKSFTLISFKNGQLGLNTEHAWADAPIIGHLWEFVLGTDSFHLGYTETGHCLGKPNPVLPPPQRLQWDIPEQCQAVIESSYQVAKALADDVELYCFQFLPFGKGLIKKCRTSPDAFVQIALQLAHFRDRGKFCLTYEASMTRMFREGRTETVRSCTRESTAFVQAMVQGRHLNEDLQRLFRKAAEKHQNMYRLAMTGAGIDRHLFCLYVVSKYLGVESPFLAEVLSEPWRLSTSQIAQFQIRMFDPNKYPKHLGAGGGFGPVADDGYGVSYMIAGENTIFFHVSSKFSSSETNAQRFGNQIRQALLDIANLFQVPKADG from the exons ATGGCCATCTTCTCCACGGGGGTCTGGATGATGGGCATCTTCTTCTTTCGCCAAACCCTGAAACTGCTTCTTTCCTACCACGGTTGGATGTTTGAGATGCACGGCCAGACCAGCCACTTGACCAGAGTCTGGGCT GTCTGTGTCCGCCTTCTGTCTGGCCGACAGCCCATGCTCTACAGCTTCCAGACGTCTCTGCCCAAGCTGCCGGTGCCCAGCGTGCCAGCCACAGTTCATCGG TATCTAGAATCCGTGGAACACTTGTTGGATGATGAGCAATATTATCGAATGGAGACGCTGGCCAAGGAGTTCGAGGAGAAGACTGCCCCCAGGCTGCAGAAGTACCTGGTACTCAAGTCCTGGTGGGCAACCAACTAT GTGAGCGACTGGTGGGAGGAGTACGTCTACCTCCGGGGCAGGAACCCCATCGTGGTCAACAGCAACTACTACGTCATG GACCTGGTGCTCGTCAAGAACACGGACGTGCAGGCTGCCCGCCTGGGAAATGCTGTCCACGCCATGATCACGTATCGCCGTAAACTGGACCGTGAAGAGATCAAGCCT GTGATGGCGCTGGGCCTCGTGCCCATGTGCTCCTACCAGATGGAGAGGATGTTCAACACCACTCGCATCCCAGGGAAGGACACAG ACGTGCTCCAGCACCTCCCGGACAGCAGGCACGTGGCCGTCTACCACAAGGGCCGATTTTTCAAGGTGTGGCTCTACGAGGGCTCCCGCCTGCTCAAGCCTCGGGACCTGGAGATGCAGTTCCAGAGGATCCTGGacgacccctccccaccccagcccgggGAGGAGAGACTGGCAGCCCTCACTGCAGGGGGAAG AGTGGAGTGGGCGCAGGCACGCCAGGCCTTCTTCAGCTCTGGCAAGAACAAGGCTGCCCTGGATGCCATCGAGCGCGCTGCGTTCTTCGTGGCTCTGGACGAGGAGTCTCACCACTATGACCCGGAGGACGAGGCCAGCCTCAGCCTCTACGGCAAGGCCCTGTTGCACGGCAACTGCTACAACAG GTGGTTCGACAAGTCCTTCACACTCATCTCTTTCAAGAATGGCCAGCTGGGACTCAACACAGAGCACGCGTGGGCAGACGCCCCTATCATAGGGCACCTCTGGGAG TTTGTCCTGGGCACCGACTCCTTCCATCTGGGCTACACAGAGACGGGGCACTGTCTGGGCAAACCCAACCCTGTGCTGCCCCCGCCTCAGCGACTCCAGTGGGACATTCCTGAGCAG TGCCAGGCGGTCATCGAGAGTTCCTACCAGGTGGCCAAGGCGCTGGCGGACGATGTGGAACTGTACTGCTTCCAGTTCCTGCCCTTTGGCAAAGGCCTCATCAAGAAGTGCCGGACCAGCCCTGACGCCTTCGTGCAGATCGCCCTGCAGCTGGCGCACTTCCGG GACAGGGGCAAGTTCTGCCTGACCTATGAAGCCTCAATGACTAGAATGTTCCGAGAGGGCCGGACAGAGACAGTGCGCTCCTGCACCCGCGAGTCCACAGCCTTTGTCCAGGCCATGGTGCAGGggcgccacctg AACGAAGACCTCCAACGTCTGTTCCGGAAGGCTGCTGAGAAGCACCAGAATATGTACCGCCTGGCCATGACAGGGGCGGGGATTGACAGGCACCTCTTCTGCCTTTATGTGGTCTCCAAGTACCTGGGAGTTGAATCCCCTTTCCTGGCTGAG GTGCTCTCAGAACCCTGGCGCCTCTCCACTAGCCAGATCGCTCAATTCCAGATCCGTATGTTCGACCCAAACAAGTACCCCAAACACCTGGGTGCTGGCGGTGGCTTTGGCCCT GTGGCAGATGACGGCTACGGCGTTTCCTACATGATTGCGGGTGAGAACACCATCTTCTTCCACGTCTCCAGCAAGTTCTCCAGCTCGGAGACG AATGCCCAGCGCTTTGGGAACCAGATCCGCCAAGCTCTGCTAGACATCGCCAATCTTTTCCAAGTTCCCAAGGCTGATGGCTAA